A window from Cryptomeria japonica chromosome 1, Sugi_1.0, whole genome shotgun sequence encodes these proteins:
- the LOC131858334 gene encoding uncharacterized protein LOC131858334: protein MKFLTWNVRGCNAPDKRRLIKRGFDQAKPEVICIQETKLGREDTARVFGVRQRWSGFFVELEGDSGGLGILWNSLVVQVDAISCSKHWQMVKVNLKIMNFSCFLINVYGPTLVVEKCRLWEDTSKLLEEVRLTLAIVVGDFNATLSFSKTRGGVKRMCKMQSDFQTFVNSNALFEVVVK from the coding sequence ATGAAGTtccttacatggaatgttaggggctgcaatgcccctgacaagagaCGTCTGATCAAAAGAGGTTTTGATCAAGCTAAGCCGGAAGTTATTTGCATTCAGGAAACAAAATTGGGAAGAGAGGACACAGCTAGAGTTTTTGGTGTAAGACAGAGGTGGTCTGGTTTCTTTGTGGAATTAGAAGGGGATTCAGGAGGGCTTGGCATTTTGTGGAATTCATTGGTTGTTCAGGTGGATGCTATCTCATGCTCTAAACATTGGCAAATGGTAAAGGTGAATTTGAAGATCATGaacttttcttgttttcttatcaaTGTCTATGGTCCCACTTTGGTTGTGGAGAAGTGTCGGTTATGGGAGGATACTTCCAAGCTTTTAGAAGAGGTGAGGCTGACCTTAGCTATTGTTGTTGGGGACTTCAACGCCACTCTTTCTTTCTCGAAAACACGTGGAGGGGTGAAAAGGATGTGCAAGATGCAATCGGACTTTCAAACATTTGTGAACTCTAATGCCCTCTTTGAAGTGGTTGTAAAATGA